A genome region from Gossypium hirsutum isolate 1008001.06 chromosome A04, Gossypium_hirsutum_v2.1, whole genome shotgun sequence includes the following:
- the LOC107893607 gene encoding acetylserotonin O-methyltransferase — protein sequence MGDMEVTIKEEARAEIKIWNYVFGYAKIAAVKCAIELGIADVIENYGSPMPLSELASALRCEPSRLHRIMRLMVHDRIFKQEPINQHTVGFSSTPLSRCLIKGGEKSMAAFILLMSGPTCLAPWHSLSARVLETDHNISPFEVANGKDIWSYAEANPDFSELFNNAMGCKARLTVQATIEGCPEVFDGVENLVDIGGGNATALSLLVKAFPWIRGINFDLPHVVAVAPKSDSIENVGGDMFMSIPNADAAFLMSVLHDWDDEECIKILKKCREAIPEDKGKVIIVEAVLEEDKEVDEVGVVGLMLDTAMMAITNKGKERTLKEWSYVLRQSGFTRFNVKPIRAVQSVIKAYP from the exons atgGGAGATATGGAAGTCACAATAAAGGAAGAAGCTAGAGCTGAAATAAAGATTTGGAATTATGTGTTCGGATATGCTAAAATAGCTGCCGTTAAATGTGCAATTGAGCTTGGGATTGCCGATGTTATTGAAAACTATGGAAGCCCTATGCCACTATCCGAGCTAGCCAGTGCCCTCCGATGCGAACCGTCGCGTCTTCATCGCATTATGAGGTTGATGGTCCATGACCGAATATTCAAACAGGAACCCATCAACCAACACACTGTAGGCTTCTCATCGACGCCATTGTCTCGTTGTTTGATAAAAGGTGGAGAAAAATCCATGGCTGCTTTCATATTGCTCATGTCCGGCCCTACTTGCTTAGCACCCTGGCATAGTCTTAGTGCTCGAGTCCTTGAAACCGACCATAATATCTCACCATTTGAAGTAGCAAATGGGAAAGATATATGGAGCTACGCCGAGGCGAACCCCGACTTTAGCGAACTCTTTAACAACGCCATGGGTTGCAAAGCTAGACTGACGGTGCAGGCGACAATCGAAGGATGTCCCGAAGTGTTCGACGGAGTCGAAAACTTGGTCGATATCGGTGGTGGTAACGCGACTGCTTTGAGCCTTTTAGTTAAGGCATTCCCATGGATTCGAGGTATCAACTTTGATCTCCCTCATGTCGTTGCCGTTGCACCAAAATCCGATAGCATTGAAAACGTAGGAGGCGACATGTTCATGTCTATCCCAAACGCCGACGCAGCATTTCTCATG TCGGTATTACATGATTGGGACGACGAGGAATGcattaaaatcctaaaaaaatGTCGAGAAGCCATTCCAGAAGATAAAGGGAAGGTTATAATCGTTGAAGCAGTTCTTGAAGAAGATAAAGAAGTCGACGAGGTAGGTGTCGTAGGGTTGATGCTAGACACGGCGATGATGGCTATTACAAATAAAGGGAAAGAGAGGACCTTAAAGGAATGGAGCTATGTTCTTCGACAATCTGGTTTTACACGATTCAACGTTAAACCTATACGTGCAGTTCAATCCGTCATCAAAGCTTATccttag